In one window of Camelus dromedarius isolate mCamDro1 chromosome 7, mCamDro1.pat, whole genome shotgun sequence DNA:
- the LOC135321645 gene encoding large ribosomal subunit protein eL29-like: MRFAKKHSKKGLKEMQANNTKATSACAEAIKALIKPKEVKPKIPQGGSCELSRLADIAHPKLRKRAHVCSITKGLRLCRPKAKAKAQTKAAAPAAAAAAAQAPKGAQAPTQAPE, translated from the coding sequence ATGCGCTTTGCCAAGAAGCACAGCAAGAAGGGCCTGAAGGAGATGCAGGCCAACAACACCAAGGCCACAAGCGCATGTGCTGAGGCCATCAAGGCTCTCATAAAGCCTAAGGAGGTCAAGCCCAAGATCCCACAGGGCGGCAGCTGCGAGCTCAGTCGACTTGCCGACATTGCTCACCCCAAGCTCAGGAAACGTGCTCATGTCTGCAGCATCACCAAGGGTCTCAGGCTCTGTCGGCcaaaggccaaggccaaggctcAGACCAAGGCCGCAGctccagctgcagctgcagctgcagctcaGGCTCCCAAAGGTGCCCAGGCCCCTACACAGGCTCCAGAGTAG
- the LOC105105767 gene encoding GTPase IMAP family member 7 produces the protein MAALLDNTLRIVLVGKTGSGKSATANTILGRKEFKSKVSAHAVTKTCQTASRTWKGRELLVVDTPGLFDTEDSLNTTCREISRCVLRSCPGPHAIILVLPLGRHTDEEQKTVELIKAVFGDSAKKYMMILFTRKDDLEDQNLSDFIADVDGKLKSLIQECGDRYCAFSNSCKTAQAEKEAQVQELVELIEKMVQSNDGTYFSDAIYRETEERLRKKEEVLKKIYADQLEKAIQKVEKECVEACNKCIQEKERKIKSLRMEYNEKLKNVREEAQKNIFCHIFDVIRKLLSKVSNLFKK, from the coding sequence ATGGCTGCCCTCCTAGATAACACTCTGAGGATTGTGCTGGTGGGGAAGACCGGCAGTGGGAAAAGTGCCACAGCAAATACCATCCTCGGGAGAAAAGAATTCAAATCTAAGGTTTCTGCCCACGCTGTCACCAAGACATGTCAGACAGCTTCCCGGACATGGAAGGGGAGAGAACTTCTTGTTGTTGACACCCCGGGGCTCTTTGACACCGAGGACAGCCTGAACACCACCTGCAGGGAAATCAGCCGATGTGTCCTCCGGTCCTGCCCCGGGCCTCACGCCATCATCTTGGTTCTGCCACTGGGCCGCCACACAGATGAGGAGCAGAAAACCGTGGAATTGATCAAGGCTGTGTTTGGGGACTCAGCCAAGAAGTACATGATGATCTTGTTCACGCGCAAAGATGATCTGGAGGACCAGAACCTAAGCGACTTTATAGCAGATGTGGATGGGAAGCTAAAGAGCCTCATTCAGGAGTGTGGAGACCGCTACTGTGCCTTCAGTAACAGCTGCAAAACAGCCCAGGCTGAGAAGGAGGcccaggtgcaggagctggtggAGCTGATAGAGAAAATGGTGCAGAGCAACGACGGGACCTACTTTTCTGATGCCATATACAGGGAGACAGAGGAAAggctgagaaagaaggaagaagtccTGAAGAAAATCTATGCTGATCAATTAGAAAAAGCAATCCAAAAAGTGGAAAAGGAGTGTGTGGAGGCATGCAATAAGTGTAtacaggaaaaagagagaaaaattaaatcactCAGGATGGAATacaatgaaaaactaaaaaatgttaGGGAGGAGGCCCAAAAGAATATCTTTTGTCATATATTTGATGTAATTAGGAAGTTGCTTTCAAAAGTATCAAATTTGTtcaagaaataa